ACGCGCACCATGGCCGCTCCGGCCGAGCGCAAGGGGATTCAGCTGCAGTTGGAGATCCACCCCGACACCCCCAGGCATGTCCGCTCCGACGTGGGCAAGCTGCGCAGGATCATGGCCACCATGGCGGAAACCGCCGTGGAGTCCGCCGGGGCGGGGCACGTGGCCGTCAAGGTCTGGCCGGACCCGGCCCAGAGCGCCGCCACCTGTCCGGTCACGTTCAGTGTGACCGGCACCGGCGTCAAGGAACCGCGCGGCTGGCCAGACGTGCCCGGGAAATCATGCGTCACGCCCGTGGACGGCCCCAAAAGCGGACTGGCCGCGTGCAAGGTGCTGGTGGAGCAGCTCGGCGGATCGATCCGGGTGGAAAGCGTGGCGGGCCTCGGCTTTTCGTATCGCGTCACCATCGCCCTGGAGCGTGCCGCACCGCCTCCTGGGGCCGCGCCGGATGTCTCCCGGGCCGAGGCTGAGCGGACGTATCCGCTGAGCATCCTCCTGGCCGAAGACAACGAGCTCAACAAGCGCTTCATCGTGGAGTTCCTTCGCCAACGCGGCTACGAGGTCCAGGCCGTGTCCGACGGAAGCCAAGCCCTGGATGCCCTGGCCAGCCGGAGCTTCGATCTGGTGCTCATGGACGTGTCCATGCCCGTCATGGATGGGCTGGAGGCCACCAGGGCGGTGCGGGCCCACGACGGTTCCAGCTACGACCCGGGCATTCCCATCGTGGCCGTCACGGCCCACGCCGTGAAGGGCGACGAGGAGCGCTTCCTGGCCGCAGGCATGGACGCCTACCTGTCCAAGCCCCTGGACCTGAACCTGCTCGACCGGGTTGTGGCCGGTTTCGCCGGCGCGCAGGCTTCCGCCGGGGATTCCGCCACGGCCGCCGCGTCAGACCAGGCGGGCCACGACCCCTTCGACACGGCCCTGCAGCGGGAGCGGTTCAAGAACATGACGGATTTCCTGCCGGAACTGCTTGCGCTCTACCGGGAGAACTCCGTCGTGAGCCTGGACAATATCCGGCAGGCCCTGGATGCGGGCGACCTGTCCGGAGCCTCCGCCGCGGCCCACACCCTGAAGGGGATGTCCGCCGTGGTCTGCGCCACGCCGGTGCAGGTTCTGTCCGGTGAGATGGAGTCGGCGGCCAACGAGGGTAACCTTGAGTCGTGCCTGTCATTGCTGGAGTCTCTGGACGAGCAGATCGGCAAGGCCGTGGCCTGCCTGGACGCCACGCTGACGGTGTGAAGCCATGAGCGAATACGCCGAGCACTCCCTTGACGACGCGGGCGAGGGCCTGGTTGAGAAGAAAAGCTTCACCTTCGCCCAAACCGAGCCCTTTCCCCTGGAGAGCGGGGCGTCCATCGGCCCCGTGACCCTGGCCTACGAGACCTACGGCCGGCTGGCCCCCGACGGCTCCAACGCCGTGCTGGTCTGCCACGCCCTCACGGGCGACTCCCACGCGGCCGGGGTCTATTCCCTCTCCGACCCCAAGCCGGGCTGGTGGGAGGTCATGGTGGGGCCGGGCAAGGGCATCGACACGGACAAATATTTCGTGGTGTGCGCCAACGTGCTGGGCGGCTGCATGGGCTCCACGGGGCCTGCCAGCATCGACCCGGCCACGGGCAAACCCTACGGCATCTCCTTTCCCGTGCTCACCATCGGGGACATGGTGCGCGCCCAGAAGGTCCTGCTGGAGCACCTGGGCGTCACGCGCCTGCTCTCCGTGATAGGCGGGTCCATGGGCGGCATGCAGGTGCTGGAGTGGGCCGCCCGCTACCCGGACATGGCCGCCTCGGCCATCGCCCTGGCCACCGCCGCCAGGCATTCG
The DNA window shown above is from Fundidesulfovibrio terrae and carries:
- a CDS encoding response regulator gives rise to the protein MPARHREGLTTFDLWRTARVVTRTMAAPAERKGIQLQLEIHPDTPRHVRSDVGKLRRIMATMAETAVESAGAGHVAVKVWPDPAQSAATCPVTFSVTGTGVKEPRGWPDVPGKSCVTPVDGPKSGLAACKVLVEQLGGSIRVESVAGLGFSYRVTIALERAAPPPGAAPDVSRAEAERTYPLSILLAEDNELNKRFIVEFLRQRGYEVQAVSDGSQALDALASRSFDLVLMDVSMPVMDGLEATRAVRAHDGSSYDPGIPIVAVTAHAVKGDEERFLAAGMDAYLSKPLDLNLLDRVVAGFAGAQASAGDSATAAASDQAGHDPFDTALQRERFKNMTDFLPELLALYRENSVVSLDNIRQALDAGDLSGASAAAHTLKGMSAVVCATPVQVLSGEMESAANEGNLESCLSLLESLDEQIGKAVACLDATLTV